In one Culex quinquefasciatus strain JHB chromosome 2, VPISU_Cqui_1.0_pri_paternal, whole genome shotgun sequence genomic region, the following are encoded:
- the LOC6038359 gene encoding tetraspanin-11 — MGSGGRMDCCGQCVKYSMFVSNFIIFLGGAIVFGLGVWTLVDKNFINELLGTNLFSGAVYVLIATSALVCLLSFFGCIGAAKEFKCMLLTYFILIFLIFVTMLIGGILGYVFREKVSQTMQQEMHSSMRLYGAPGGRSITQAWDTTQERLKCCGVKTYHDWRGSIPQSCCQRTLTDFKPCQDNPTPENIHAQGCLDITSNLIRDNAAIIGGAGIIVSILLVFGMIFSCSLFRMIE, encoded by the exons ATGGGTTCCGGCGGCAGAATGGACTGCTGCGGGCAGTGTGTCAAGTATAGCATGTTCGTCTCCAATTTCATCATTTTC ctCGGCGGTGCCATCGTGTTCGGGCTCGGCGTGTGGACGCTAGTCGACAAGAACTTCATCAACGAGCTGCTCGGGACGAACCTGTTCTCCGGGGCGGTCTACGTGCTGATTGCGACCTCCGCCCTGGTCTGTTTGCTGTCCTTCTTCGGGTGCATCGGCGCCGCCAAGGAGTTCAAGTGCATGCTGCTGACG tactttattttgattttcctgATTTTCGTGACGATGCTGATCGGCGGCATCCTGGGCTACGTGTTCCGCGAGAAGGTCTCCCAGACGATGCAGCAGGAGATGCACTCGTCGATGCGGCTGTACGGGGCGCCCGGCGGCCGGTCCATCACCCAGGCCTGGGACACCACGCAGGAGCGGCTCAAGTGCTGCGGCGTCAAGACGTACCACGACTGGCGCGGCTCGATCCCACAGTCCTGCTGCCAGCGAACGCTGACGGACTTTAAGCCGTGCCAGGACAATCCGACGCCGGAGAACATCCACGCCCAGGGCTGTCTGGATATTACGTCGAACCTGATCCGGGACAACGCGGCCATCATCGGCGGGGCCGGCATCATCGTGTCGATTCTGCTCGTCTTCGGGATGATCTTCTCCTGCTCGCTGTTCCGGATGATAGAGTAG
- the LOC6038358 gene encoding CD63 antigen has protein sequence LSPQYFLSYFLLFCILFLGCILGYAFRGRAIESLKDALYDALVLYGRRRLTTVSWDMTQEDLHCCGVDSFADWREKIPDSCCLDDYGGRKRPCQELQNSLTIFRGGCFEAITRALLKNAAVLGGASLGLAFVMVPAIALAYYMLAML, from the coding sequence CTCTCTCCCCAGTACTTTCTCTCCTACTTCCTGCTCTTCTGCATCCTCTTCCTGGGCTGCATCCTCGGCTACGCCTTCCGCGGCCGCGCCATCGAATCCCTCAAGGACGCACTGTACGACGCCCTCGTCCTGTACGGCCGCCGCCGGCTCACCACCGTCTCGTGGGACATGACCCAGGAGGACCTGCACTGCTGCGGCGTGGACAGCTTCGCCGACTGGCGCGAGAAGATTCCGGACTCGTGCTGTCTGGACGATTACGGCGGCCGGAAGCGACCCTGCCAGGAGCTGCAGAACTCGCTGACCATCTTCCGCGGGGGTTGCTTCGAGGCGATTACGCGGGCGCTGCTCAAGAATGCGGCCGTTTTGGGTGGGGCCAGCTTGGGTTTGGCGTTCGTGATGGTTCCGGCGATCGCGCTGGCGTACTACATGCTGGCGATGCTTTGA